From Mariprofundus sp. NF, the proteins below share one genomic window:
- a CDS encoding ABC transporter permease: MNRRADKLGSTVIHIFSEIRRAYRLIRGVLSAGLKMQWLAKPAVTNVVFRQIYFTGVESVPWVVMVAVGVGVLSVYNIVDFARSIQDMSLIGQLISDLLVTELAPLIVTILLLSRSGVAVVTELGTMHVRGEDLTLSSMGISKEEYLLWPRLMAFTVCGLILTFIFVFVSIWLGGLLVSMNEEINFIDFLIEVRRGTTMEEIVMLLVKGTLYPMLSAIMLLNMGCKVGREPNLIPVYATQGVLGSLILVLMSDALIALIVELL; this comes from the coding sequence ATGAATCGTCGAGCTGACAAGCTCGGCAGCACCGTGATTCACATCTTTTCTGAAATCCGCCGCGCCTATCGACTGATCCGGGGCGTGCTCTCTGCCGGCCTGAAAATGCAGTGGCTGGCAAAACCTGCTGTCACCAATGTGGTATTCAGACAGATCTATTTTACCGGTGTGGAGAGTGTGCCATGGGTTGTCATGGTAGCAGTTGGCGTGGGTGTGCTCTCGGTCTATAACATCGTTGATTTCGCCAGAAGCATTCAGGACATGTCCCTGATCGGCCAGCTTATCTCTGACCTGCTGGTAACTGAACTTGCCCCGCTAATCGTCACCATTCTGTTGCTCTCCCGTTCTGGTGTGGCTGTGGTGACCGAACTGGGAACCATGCATGTGCGAGGAGAAGATCTGACACTGAGCAGTATGGGTATCAGCAAAGAGGAGTACCTGCTCTGGCCACGCCTGATGGCCTTTACAGTGTGCGGATTGATTCTCACCTTTATCTTCGTATTCGTATCGATCTGGCTGGGAGGGCTGCTCGTATCGATGAATGAAGAGATCAATTTTATCGATTTTCTGATCGAGGTGCGCCGTGGCACCACCATGGAGGAGATCGTGATGCTGCTCGTTAAAGGCACCCTCTATCCGATGCTCAGCGCTATCATGCTGTTGAATATGGGCTGTAAGGTGGGGCGCGAACCCAATCTGATCCCCGTCTACGCCACCCAGGGTGTACTGGGGTCACTGATACTGGTGCTGATGAGCGACGCCCTGATCGCCCTGATTGTGGAGCTACTGTGA
- a CDS encoding MlaD family protein — protein MAEFVSNIRRQVGWFVILGIGAIIFILLMVSLRSDLFAKKFYLSFSPPSATSFYVGQPVKYQGFTVGRIDNMDLQSDGRVRINLRLLERYHPMLHEGAFMQLTREGLIGEQTLEISAGDTDKPVIQSDQMIRYETAASVEQLLQDIKPAVANANTLLRELAELASWLNNPQSDIRQITTRLNAVSQDLTRENVGQLIANLSGALDNLNALTMDMKEQKVAKQLAAALEASSAILTDLRPLSEQIAKDGPESLEHINSLIHHVDKLSKSFDTVAADLSELTPELPGLARESRQAINEMKDILKSVRGSWLVGKQHSDRAGKESIAAPVMEMQP, from the coding sequence GTGGCTGAGTTCGTATCCAATATCCGTCGTCAGGTAGGATGGTTTGTCATCCTCGGCATCGGTGCGATTATTTTTATTCTTCTCATGGTCAGCCTGCGCAGTGACCTGTTCGCCAAAAAGTTTTATCTGAGCTTTTCGCCACCGTCGGCCACCTCCTTCTATGTTGGCCAGCCTGTTAAATATCAGGGTTTCACGGTTGGGCGCATTGATAACATGGATCTTCAGAGTGATGGCCGAGTACGCATTAACCTGCGCCTTCTGGAGCGTTATCACCCCATGCTGCATGAGGGTGCTTTCATGCAACTGACCCGGGAGGGATTAATTGGTGAGCAGACACTTGAGATCAGCGCCGGTGATACCGACAAACCGGTGATTCAATCAGACCAGATGATCAGATATGAGACGGCCGCATCTGTGGAGCAATTGCTGCAGGATATCAAACCTGCCGTCGCCAATGCCAACACCCTGCTCAGGGAGCTGGCTGAACTGGCCAGCTGGCTGAACAACCCGCAAAGTGATATTCGACAGATCACCACACGCCTGAATGCTGTCAGTCAGGACCTAACCAGAGAGAATGTCGGCCAACTGATCGCCAATCTTTCCGGCGCACTGGATAATCTCAATGCCCTGACCATGGATATGAAAGAGCAAAAGGTTGCCAAACAGCTTGCTGCTGCACTAGAAGCCAGCTCCGCCATCCTGACTGACCTGCGCCCTCTCTCTGAGCAGATTGCCAAAGATGGCCCTGAAAGTCTGGAGCATATCAATAGCCTGATCCATCATGTCGACAAACTATCTAAATCGTTTGATACCGTCGCCGCCGATCTCTCTGAGCTAACGCCTGAACTACCGGGTCTTGCCCGCGAATCACGCCAGGCCATTAACGAGATGAAAGATATTCTTAAATCGGTACGTGGCTCATGGCTGGTTGGCAAGCAGCATTCAGACAGGGCAGGCAAAGAGAGTATTGCAGCACCTGTGATGGAGATGCAGCCATGA
- a CDS encoding ABC transporter ATP-binding protein, whose product MIRGENLSKRYGDTVALAATDIHIKSAATTAIMGGSGSGKTTMLRLLSGLIKPTTGHIWYGDEDLSTISDKRLYALRESMGMLFQYSALLNSLNVYDNIAFPLHEHTDLDESVIRTMVSMKLEQVGLRGFEHLMPSELSGGMAKRVAFARAIAMDPKIVFFDEPTSGLDPISAGVITTLIRDTSKMNRMTSIVVTHDVEAGLAIADHVILMWQGSIIARGAPDLIRNSDDERVRQFLEGRPDGPIPFSRSTTSYVDDLTHRPGTVRLEQ is encoded by the coding sequence ATGATTCGTGGTGAGAACTTAAGCAAACGATATGGTGACACAGTTGCGCTGGCTGCAACCGACATTCACATTAAGAGCGCTGCAACAACGGCGATTATGGGTGGTTCCGGTTCAGGCAAAACGACCATGCTACGCCTGCTCTCAGGCTTGATCAAACCGACAACCGGTCACATCTGGTATGGCGATGAAGATCTCAGCACTATCTCTGACAAACGTCTCTACGCGCTACGCGAAAGCATGGGCATGCTGTTCCAGTACTCCGCACTGCTTAATTCGCTGAATGTGTACGATAATATTGCCTTCCCGCTGCACGAACATACCGATCTCGATGAGTCGGTGATCCGCACCATGGTCTCAATGAAACTGGAGCAGGTTGGTCTGCGCGGTTTTGAGCATCTGATGCCATCCGAGCTCTCCGGCGGCATGGCCAAACGCGTCGCATTTGCCCGCGCAATCGCCATGGATCCGAAGATTGTGTTTTTTGATGAGCCGACCTCAGGCCTTGATCCGATCTCAGCAGGTGTGATTACCACACTGATTCGCGACACCTCCAAAATGAATCGCATGACCTCGATCGTGGTCACCCATGATGTCGAGGCAGGGCTCGCTATTGCCGACCATGTTATTCTCATGTGGCAGGGCAGCATCATTGCCCGAGGTGCACCGGATCTGATTCGCAACAGTGATGATGAGCGTGTACGGCAGTTTCTTGAAGGGCGCCCTGACGGGCCGATCCCCTTCTCGCGCAGCACAACCTCTTACGTTGATGATTTGACGCACAGGCCGGGTACCGTGAGGCTTGAACAATGA
- a CDS encoding ATP-binding protein yields MGSAVTEDVVVSACENSFDGKLCLQLESNSDCIHVLRSMVTVMTARAELSDLRSNRVAIAVDELFANIAAHAYGGDPGKVEFETAIYSEDEDQMLVFDFRDYAPVCWHGDIEKITSQPLDVEHLCPGGLGLRLIHSVADCCQHNVLENGNHWRLIFNIGDGENDECSA; encoded by the coding sequence ATGGGAAGTGCAGTCACAGAGGATGTTGTAGTCAGCGCATGTGAAAATAGCTTTGATGGAAAACTCTGCCTGCAGCTGGAAAGTAACAGTGATTGCATTCATGTATTGCGCTCAATGGTGACCGTCATGACGGCCAGAGCTGAGTTGAGTGACCTGCGCAGTAATCGGGTAGCTATCGCGGTTGATGAGCTGTTTGCCAATATCGCTGCACACGCCTATGGCGGTGATCCGGGCAAGGTGGAGTTTGAGACAGCGATCTACAGTGAAGATGAAGATCAGATGCTGGTTTTTGATTTTCGTGATTATGCGCCGGTCTGCTGGCACGGAGATATAGAGAAGATTACCAGCCAGCCGCTGGATGTTGAGCACCTCTGCCCCGGTGGCCTGGGGCTGCGACTGATTCATTCTGTGGCCGACTGCTGCCAGCACAATGTGCTTGAAAATGGCAATCACTGGCGACTGATTTTTAATATCGGTGATGGAGAAAACGATGAATGTAGCGCTTAA
- a CDS encoding phospholipid-binding protein MlaC, with protein sequence MMKLFRTTIAILFAALFSVSAWAEDAGPKTTIEATVNKIIEVLEARDDTSKLTSKDRDAIRQSVEGKFDYAAMAKRSLGKPWRELDGLQQTHFTSVFRDLLERSYGNRLSEYKGQKVVFADAELKGEKARVESTVIDGTRETPVEYRMHQTDSGWQVYDIRIEGTSMVRTFYQDFKSTLDNGGYDHLLKTLEDKIGKLKEKDKG encoded by the coding sequence ATGATGAAACTGTTTCGCACCACAATAGCCATCCTGTTCGCCGCACTCTTTTCCGTTTCGGCATGGGCAGAAGATGCCGGTCCAAAAACGACCATCGAAGCTACGGTCAACAAAATCATTGAGGTGCTTGAAGCACGCGATGACACATCCAAACTGACCAGTAAGGATCGCGATGCCATCCGCCAGAGCGTGGAGGGTAAATTTGATTATGCAGCCATGGCCAAGCGCAGTCTTGGCAAACCATGGAGAGAGCTGGATGGTCTGCAGCAGACCCATTTCACCAGTGTATTCCGCGACCTTCTGGAGCGTTCCTACGGCAACCGTCTGAGCGAATACAAAGGCCAGAAGGTGGTCTTTGCCGATGCCGAGCTTAAAGGTGAAAAAGCACGTGTAGAGTCCACGGTTATCGACGGTACCCGTGAAACACCGGTGGAGTATCGCATGCATCAGACCGATAGCGGCTGGCAGGTCTATGATATCCGCATTGAGGGCACCAGCATGGTGCGCACCTTCTATCAGGATTTTAAATCAACACTGGATAACGGCGGCTATGATCATCTGCTGAAAACACTGGAAGATAAAATCGGCAAACTGAAGGAAAAAGATAAGGGCTGA
- the ubiD gene encoding 4-hydroxy-3-polyprenylbenzoate decarboxylase, translating into MSFSDLRAFTAELEKRGLLKRITQEISTHLEITEISDRVLRAAGPALLFENVTDSEMPVLTNLFGTAERIALGMGRESADELREIGELLAYLKEPEPPKGFKDAWEKFPVLKKVMHMQPKTVKKAAWQEVVLRGDQVDLDRLPIQTCWPDDAAPLLTWGLVVTKGPNKERQNLGIYRQQKIGKNKLIMRWLKHRGGAQDHLEAKKAGATRFPCAVVIGADPATILAAVTPIPDTLSEYQFAGLLRGKKTVLTNCLDIDMQVPASAEIVLEGYVSLDEYAEEGPFGDHTGYYNETEMFPVFTVETMSMRSDAIYHSTHTGKPPDEPAVLGLAFNEVFVPILKKQFPEIVDFYLPMEGCSYRMAIVSINKGYAGHAKRVMFGIWSYLRQFMYTKFIIVVDEDIDCRDWHEVIWAITTRCDPVRDFTMAEHTPIDYLDFASPVAGLGSKVGIDATNKWAGESDREWGRTIKMDAEIVTRIDHIWEELGL; encoded by the coding sequence ATGAGTTTCTCTGACCTGCGTGCTTTTACAGCTGAGCTTGAAAAGCGCGGCCTGCTTAAACGCATCACGCAAGAGATCAGCACTCATCTGGAGATCACCGAAATATCGGATCGTGTGCTGCGCGCCGCTGGCCCTGCGCTGCTTTTCGAGAATGTCACAGATTCAGAGATGCCGGTACTGACCAACCTGTTCGGCACTGCTGAGCGCATTGCACTCGGCATGGGCCGTGAATCAGCTGATGAGCTACGTGAGATTGGTGAACTGCTGGCTTATCTGAAAGAGCCTGAGCCACCCAAAGGTTTCAAGGATGCATGGGAGAAGTTCCCCGTCCTGAAGAAAGTGATGCACATGCAGCCTAAGACTGTAAAAAAGGCGGCTTGGCAAGAGGTTGTGCTACGTGGTGATCAGGTAGATCTGGATCGCCTGCCCATTCAGACCTGCTGGCCTGATGATGCAGCACCACTGCTCACCTGGGGACTGGTGGTCACCAAAGGCCCGAACAAAGAGCGTCAGAACCTCGGCATCTACAGGCAACAGAAGATTGGCAAAAACAAGCTGATTATGCGCTGGCTGAAACATCGCGGCGGTGCTCAGGATCATCTGGAGGCGAAAAAAGCGGGCGCTACACGTTTCCCTTGTGCCGTTGTTATCGGTGCTGATCCCGCCACTATTCTTGCTGCTGTAACCCCTATTCCCGACACCCTCTCCGAATACCAGTTTGCAGGGCTGCTGCGCGGCAAAAAGACAGTACTGACAAATTGTCTGGATATCGACATGCAGGTGCCTGCATCGGCGGAGATTGTGCTGGAGGGTTATGTCTCCCTTGATGAGTATGCCGAGGAGGGGCCATTCGGCGATCATACCGGTTACTACAACGAAACCGAGATGTTCCCTGTGTTTACTGTCGAGACGATGAGCATGCGCTCTGATGCCATCTATCACTCCACCCACACCGGCAAACCGCCTGATGAACCGGCTGTGCTGGGACTCGCCTTTAATGAGGTGTTTGTTCCTATTCTGAAAAAACAGTTTCCTGAGATTGTCGATTTCTATCTGCCAATGGAGGGCTGCTCCTATCGCATGGCGATTGTCTCGATCAATAAAGGTTATGCAGGCCACGCCAAACGGGTGATGTTCGGCATCTGGTCCTATCTGCGTCAGTTCATGTACACCAAGTTTATTATCGTGGTGGATGAAGATATCGACTGCCGCGACTGGCATGAGGTGATCTGGGCGATCACCACACGTTGCGACCCGGTGCGTGATTTCACCATGGCTGAACATACCCCGATTGATTATCTCGATTTTGCCTCACCTGTGGCGGGTCTCGGTTCCAAAGTCGGCATTGATGCCACCAACAAATGGGCGGGTGAAAGCGATCGTGAATGGGGCAGAACGATAAAAATGGATGCAGAGATTGTGACACGCATTGATCATATCTGGGAAGAGCTGGGGCTATAA
- a CDS encoding STAS domain-containing protein: MNVALKFERNELSNNEVQLKVVGDVTIHTSSRLREQLKPLFTAKMKRIQVVLDQVDFMDSSGIATLVEGMQWSRLTGGHFVLSGLSDNVRDVFSLAKLDTVFEIEDNPAA, translated from the coding sequence ATGAATGTAGCGCTTAAATTCGAACGTAACGAGTTGTCCAATAACGAGGTGCAACTTAAGGTTGTTGGTGATGTCACCATCCACACTTCATCACGCTTGCGAGAGCAGCTAAAACCCCTGTTTACCGCAAAAATGAAGCGCATTCAGGTGGTACTCGATCAAGTCGATTTCATGGACTCCTCAGGCATTGCAACACTGGTCGAAGGGATGCAGTGGTCACGACTGACCGGTGGTCACTTTGTACTCTCCGGTCTGAGCGACAATGTTCGTGACGTCTTTTCACTAGCCAAACTTGATACCGTATTTGAGATCGAAGACAACCCTGCAGCATGA
- a CDS encoding outer membrane lipid asymmetry maintenance protein MlaD, whose translation MQSYRKVEMTVGVFVFLGLVAIAWLAIKIGGIGGIGASGYTLTANFDDAGGVRKGSDIMLAGVIVGRVDEVKLTDNDHATMILRVNDGVVITEDAFASVRTKGIIGDRYIRITQGMEESGLEPGSEIEETESAINIEDLISKYIFSGKE comes from the coding sequence ATGCAATCGTATAGAAAAGTAGAGATGACTGTTGGTGTATTTGTGTTCCTCGGACTGGTGGCCATTGCCTGGCTTGCCATCAAAATCGGCGGCATCGGCGGCATCGGCGCCTCCGGCTACACCCTGACTGCCAATTTCGATGATGCAGGTGGCGTTCGCAAAGGCAGCGACATCATGCTTGCCGGTGTGATTGTCGGCCGTGTCGATGAAGTGAAACTGACGGATAATGATCACGCAACCATGATCCTGCGCGTCAATGATGGCGTAGTAATCACCGAGGATGCCTTCGCCTCGGTGCGTACCAAGGGCATTATCGGTGATCGCTATATCCGCATCACACAGGGTATGGAGGAGAGTGGCCTGGAGCCAGGTAGCGAGATTGAGGAGACAGAATCGGCCATCAATATTGAAGATCTGATCAGCAAGTATATTTTCAGCGGCAAGGAGTAA
- a CDS encoding ABC transporter permease translates to MSDLTPVNQSGTATFFGSMGRYAMRGIEQLGDGTRLGFHALSLLFVKPWQGKHFIIQLYALGVGSLAIIIITGAFTGMVLALQGYYTLAKFGSESLLGAGVGMSIIRELGPVLGSFMIIGRAGSSITAEIGIMRVTEQTDALEMMAVNPMQRIILPRIIATTIAVPLLVSVFDVVGIGAGYIVGVEMLGVNPGAYMGELIAKIEMIDLNGGWVKAVVFGFMIGMICTYMGYRAQPTTEGVAKATTQAVVVASVGVLIMDYILTSFFL, encoded by the coding sequence ATGAGTGACTTAACCCCCGTAAATCAATCTGGCACTGCCACCTTCTTCGGTAGCATGGGCCGCTATGCGATGCGCGGCATCGAACAGCTCGGTGATGGCACACGCCTGGGCTTCCACGCCCTCTCACTGCTGTTTGTCAAACCTTGGCAGGGCAAACATTTCATTATCCAGCTCTATGCGCTGGGCGTGGGTTCGCTGGCCATTATCATCATCACCGGTGCATTTACCGGCATGGTGCTGGCACTGCAGGGCTATTACACACTGGCCAAGTTCGGTTCGGAATCACTGCTCGGGGCCGGTGTCGGCATGTCGATCATTCGTGAACTGGGACCTGTACTTGGCTCCTTTATGATTATCGGCCGGGCCGGATCCAGCATCACGGCCGAGATCGGCATTATGCGTGTAACAGAGCAGACCGATGCGCTGGAGATGATGGCTGTGAATCCCATGCAGCGCATTATCCTGCCACGCATCATCGCCACCACCATTGCCGTACCTCTTCTGGTTTCGGTATTTGATGTTGTAGGCATCGGTGCCGGTTATATCGTTGGTGTGGAGATGCTCGGTGTAAATCCCGGCGCCTACATGGGCGAACTGATCGCCAAGATAGAGATGATTGATCTCAATGGTGGCTGGGTAAAAGCAGTCGTCTTCGGCTTCATGATCGGCATGATCTGCACCTATATGGGCTACCGCGCCCAACCCACCACGGAAGGTGTGGCCAAAGCAACCACGCAGGCTGTGGTGGTCGCTTCGGTCGGCGTGCTGATTATGGATTATATTTTGACCTCGTTTTTCCTGTAA
- a CDS encoding AsmA-like C-terminal domain-containing protein has translation MSGNILKRALASCWRVSLLLLLGFTLLGSWLYWQSPTLDTIRPTIETHLKEKLDLKEISLGQLSWSWSGFLWLKSDHLDFSSNDEALAFHDGGVAIRINLSDLFTGTFLPDRIRLSGGRLDLQHTQSGRGFPVAQLILDDVQLNWRYQDEWFGSIDHLQLMFDGESRELQMVSPEFTLTAALSDDMLPKAAALECRDLAWLPLPLQKYFQGKPVTSMKLQRESRRVWEFNASLASEEKLTLLPESIYSVELNRADLKLKLKSQEGETFAIEHIGLEQILWSLGESSIEATGSWSAGLLSLQASSEKLSMPIVWSWLRPLGDETWHHWLSLMKSGTGSQAKAKISLVWDDPLKDLPSMENWQAMLFDVSAHVDGADIALGLSDDFLSDATAQVDLNQDGLNAIFSDAQLPKNLGRSTGELYIPWQTLELHIAGKSQVDVASLLAWFGPDQVSDWKWNSAKADSSFSLLWHPSESEPREATATLLPIGTWKIAIHDTPFRLSSGVANWDQDSGLSITDMHYRNEHVDGSLSLSTAIDKENNWQITRLEARSKSDFARLAAHFQLPLSQASGTVHSNLIYDGNWKGSADMTAASWQQLLGSSKKSGEPYAINYSGTLDLKQNVPTILLTSLYSDGKALLIRNSSASINRNNLKLRLNDLHTPSFSGSLDINIPFDNKPWELIADAEYLNRNALPEALDHPDKMIDKSWILSANVAKFDWDDARMQGVFIRLASAKGSVGLFKANQIHTSQMDITDIDGRFSMPGGGAIDLRRLSATVEKQQLTMSATLRPENEGGMRWRGFAELHGDFGHLLKLGKLSERFSEGDGHILFSGSGIMLREQPWWEGLDGRLRLRADNGRIMEGGALTTLLAATNLSKFPLLLLGQREDLTGPGTMYERLQMEAIIQGQNIRVRNVAMRSTAFDLAGQGNMDLEKASVDLYMVVQPLQNLDALLAKIPLLRDILGGSSHSLIRKVYHMSGPFTDAKVSIVNPEKAGLASAGIIEHLLTLPDHWFNSGNVEPTKPETFPIQ, from the coding sequence ATGTCCGGCAACATTTTAAAGCGCGCGCTGGCATCATGCTGGCGCGTGTCGCTTTTACTGCTGCTGGGTTTTACCCTGCTTGGCAGCTGGCTCTATTGGCAATCCCCTACGCTCGACACCATTCGCCCCACCATTGAAACACACCTGAAGGAGAAGCTCGATCTCAAAGAGATCAGCTTGGGTCAACTCTCATGGAGCTGGTCCGGTTTCCTCTGGCTGAAATCAGATCATCTCGATTTCAGCAGCAACGATGAAGCTTTGGCATTCCACGATGGCGGCGTGGCTATCCGCATTAATCTTTCAGACCTTTTTACCGGCACTTTCCTGCCTGATCGTATTCGCTTAAGTGGCGGCAGACTTGATCTCCAGCATACACAATCAGGGCGCGGCTTTCCTGTTGCGCAGCTGATACTCGATGATGTACAGCTCAACTGGCGCTACCAGGATGAGTGGTTTGGCAGCATTGATCACCTGCAACTGATGTTCGATGGAGAGAGCAGGGAGCTGCAGATGGTCTCACCTGAGTTCACTCTCACTGCCGCGCTTAGTGATGATATGTTGCCAAAAGCGGCGGCACTGGAGTGCAGAGATCTTGCCTGGCTGCCACTGCCCCTGCAGAAATATTTCCAGGGTAAACCTGTAACATCCATGAAGCTGCAGAGAGAGAGCAGAAGGGTGTGGGAGTTCAATGCCTCACTGGCCTCTGAAGAGAAACTGACACTGCTGCCTGAGAGCATCTATTCGGTTGAACTCAATCGTGCTGATCTGAAACTGAAACTGAAATCGCAAGAGGGTGAAACCTTTGCCATTGAACATATCGGGCTGGAGCAGATTCTCTGGTCTCTGGGTGAGAGCAGTATCGAAGCTACAGGCAGCTGGAGTGCAGGCCTATTATCTCTGCAGGCCAGCTCGGAAAAGCTCTCCATGCCCATCGTCTGGTCATGGTTAAGGCCACTTGGTGATGAGACATGGCACCACTGGCTATCGCTGATGAAATCCGGCACAGGCAGTCAAGCCAAAGCGAAAATCTCTCTGGTCTGGGATGATCCGCTCAAAGACCTACCAAGCATGGAGAACTGGCAGGCGATGCTGTTTGACGTCTCGGCCCATGTTGATGGTGCCGATATCGCCCTCGGCCTCTCCGATGATTTCCTCAGCGATGCCACGGCTCAGGTGGATCTCAATCAGGATGGACTGAATGCAATATTCAGTGATGCACAGCTACCGAAAAACCTGGGCCGCTCCACCGGAGAGCTTTATATTCCATGGCAGACGCTGGAGCTGCATATCGCAGGTAAATCTCAAGTTGATGTTGCCTCACTGCTGGCATGGTTCGGGCCGGATCAGGTTTCCGACTGGAAATGGAACAGTGCCAAAGCCGATAGCTCTTTCAGTCTGCTCTGGCACCCCAGTGAATCCGAACCTCGCGAAGCTACGGCCACACTGCTGCCGATCGGCACATGGAAGATCGCCATACATGACACCCCGTTCCGGCTCTCCAGTGGCGTTGCCAACTGGGATCAGGATTCCGGTCTGTCGATTACAGATATGCATTACCGCAACGAACATGTTGATGGCAGTCTCTCGCTTTCAACCGCTATCGATAAAGAGAATAACTGGCAGATCACCAGACTTGAAGCCAGGTCGAAAAGTGATTTCGCCCGACTTGCAGCCCACTTCCAGCTGCCGCTCTCTCAGGCTAGCGGCACAGTTCACAGCAATCTGATCTATGATGGCAACTGGAAGGGAAGTGCCGATATGACTGCTGCCAGCTGGCAGCAGTTGCTCGGGTCGAGTAAAAAAAGTGGTGAACCGTATGCCATCAACTATAGCGGCACACTTGATCTGAAGCAGAACGTCCCGACCATTCTGTTAACCTCACTTTACAGTGACGGCAAAGCACTGTTGATCCGTAATAGCAGCGCTTCAATCAACCGCAACAACCTCAAACTACGGTTAAATGACCTGCATACCCCCTCCTTCAGTGGCTCACTTGATATCAATATCCCCTTTGATAACAAACCGTGGGAGCTGATCGCCGATGCCGAGTATCTCAACCGCAATGCACTGCCGGAAGCGCTCGACCATCCTGATAAGATGATCGATAAATCGTGGATCCTGTCAGCCAATGTTGCCAAATTCGACTGGGATGATGCGCGCATGCAGGGTGTGTTCATTCGCCTTGCATCGGCTAAGGGCAGTGTTGGCCTGTTCAAGGCCAATCAGATTCACACCTCTCAGATGGACATTACCGATATTGACGGGCGTTTTTCGATGCCCGGTGGCGGTGCTATCGATCTGCGCCGTCTCTCAGCCACTGTTGAAAAACAGCAACTGACCATGTCAGCCACCTTAAGGCCGGAAAATGAGGGCGGCATGCGCTGGCGCGGTTTTGCCGAACTGCATGGCGACTTTGGTCACCTGCTCAAGCTCGGCAAACTTTCCGAACGTTTCAGCGAGGGGGATGGACATATCCTCTTCTCAGGCAGCGGCATCATGCTGCGAGAACAACCATGGTGGGAGGGGCTGGATGGGAGACTTCGCCTGCGTGCAGACAATGGCCGCATCATGGAGGGCGGTGCGCTAACCACCCTGCTGGCAGCCACCAACCTGAGCAAATTTCCGCTGCTACTGCTCGGTCAGCGTGAAGATCTGACCGGCCCTGGCACCATGTATGAACGGTTACAGATGGAAGCGATTATTCAAGGCCAGAATATCCGCGTGCGCAATGTGGCGATGCGCTCAACCGCCTTCGACCTTGCCGGTCAGGGCAACATGGATCTGGAGAAAGCGTCTGTTGACCTCTACATGGTCGTGCAACCCCTGCAAAATCTGGATGCTCTGCTGGCAAAAATTCCGCTGTTAAGAGATATTCTGGGCGGTAGCTCACACAGCCTTATCAGAAAGGTCTACCACATGTCCGGCCCGTTCACCGATGCCAAGGTATCCATCGTCAACCCTGAAAAAGCGGGTCTCGCTTCTGCCGGCATTATTGAACACCTGCTAACTCTGCCCGACCACTGGTTCAACTCCGGCAACGTCGAACCCACAAAACCGGAAACCTTTCCCATTCAGTGA